DNA from Candidatus Nitrospira nitrificans:
CGATGTTCAGCAACAGAGGGGATCGCGCATAACGCTGTTCGGCCGTCGCTCCCTGTCTATGAAAGAGGCTGACGACCGTCAAATCGTCTCGCGATGCGATCGCCGCTTCGATCCAGGGTGTCAAGATAGCGGACAGGCGCTCCGCGGATTTCATCGCCCATGGATCATTCTTATTGGTGGCTCGAAGCGTGATCTCCTTGTAAGCTCGAAGCGCTCGATGCATGTCGCCCGCGTTTTCATATTCCTTGCCAAGGTAGTACAGGGCCTCGCTACCCATTGGACCGTTCGCCTCTCGAGTCGCAATCTGTTCCAGCAGCGCCCGGTAGGAGGCATCGGTCTGGTCCGGAATCGGCACATTGTGGATCATGGCGCTGATCGTGAGCCCGAGCGAATTGCTTCCGGCCGGCAGCATGTTCTCCGCTCGAAGCGCGGCGAGCCTGAGCTTGGCCGTCGCATCCCACGCGCTGTCCGGATAGAGCGAAGGGATCAGCGCATAGACGAACTCGGCAAGCGGCTGTCGAGCCCCAGCTCGTAAACTCTCGGCCACGTGCAGCAGAGCCGTGGCCGCATACTCATGGCGAGGATAGAGATTGTAAAAGAGCAACATGAGTTCTCGAGCGGAAGCCTCATGACGCAGTTTCACCTGGGTCACGGCGTACCGCTGAAGCGCCAACGGATCTTCCCTCAAGAGATGCGGCCACCGTCGATAGCCGACATCGTAGATCGGCTCCGCCTCGGAAAATCGTTGCGCTCTGAACAGCGTATGGGCCAACCCCAACGTCGCTCCTTGGAGCAACTGGTCGTCCTCGCTTCGCTTTCGCACGTCGGCAAACGCATGCTCGGCATCGCTCCATTTCCCCATGGCCATGAATGTATAGCCTAACCCCAGCAAAGCCCGATGGCGGTCGAAGGGAAGATTGGCCGAATGGGCCATGGCGTTCTCGTAAAACGCCTGTGCTTCTTGAAACGCGCCCTGTTCGAAATATAGATCCGCTACCCGCCACTCCGCCCTCCGAGCGTTTGACGATTGTGGATGGTCTCGAAGGAGTTTCTTGTACTCCTGAATCGCCTCGGATCGGATTTCTCCCGTGACATCATCCCGCAACAAGAGCTCGACCAAGAAGGCTTTCGCCGATGGGACGAGTGGACTTTCAGGATGTTCCTTTATGACCTTCCCAAAGAAGCGTTGCGCCTCCGGCCATGCATTCTTCCTGTACGCAGACCGGCCTTCTTGCCAAGCGAGTCCGTCGATCCCCGAGGATTGGCCTTCCTGGCGAGGCCCGTCATCCGGCAACCGTCGTACGAATCCCTCAATCGGTACCGGGTTCCGTATCGAGGTCGCTTGTTCGGTGGCCGTCGCGATCGAGAGAGTCGGCGTAGGTTGCGAAGGAACCGCCCCGATTGCCGGCGAAGAGAACGCGATCCAAGCGGAGATCGAGAAGAATAGTCGACGATATCGTAAATGGTATCGATACACGGCGATAGGGCATCAGCAAAGCTCATGCCCTGGAGACAGGTAGAAAACTCTCAGGAAATCAGATGAGTTATCGAGACCAATCGGGAATCCGGATAGATCGTGTCAGGATTGGCATCGGCTAGATCGATAGGTCGTCAATCTTTTGACTGGAGGGGCGCGGCCATAGCGGAAGGGTTTCCAGATGGGATCGCGGATCCACCCCTTTACGCTTAAGTTTTTCAACCAACGTGGTCCGGTTCAAGTGGAGCAACTGCGCCGCCCGCGAGGTGACGCCGTTGGCTTTGCGCAAGGCTTCCATGATGAGATGCTTTTCGTACTGCTCAACCTCTCTGGAAAGATTGATGCCATCCTCATTGAACCGAATGAACTGCTCCTTGAGTTCAGGAGCCGGCGATCTCCGACAAATTTTCTCGGGTAAATCTTCGACGGATAGGACACCCTGCTTCTTCAGCACAACCAACCGCTCGATCATGTTCTCTAACTCCCGAATGTTGCCGGGCCAGTCATACTCGGTCAACATTTGAAGCGCATCGGGGGCAAGGCCGGACACCGTCGTGTGCTTGCTGTGATTGAAGCGAGCCAGAAAATGATCGATGAGGAGCGGAATGTCGCTCCGGCGCTCTCGCAGCGGAGGGATGACGATGGGAATCACATTGAGCCGATAAAACAGATCCTTACGAAATCGCCGTTCCTCGACCAACGTGTCCAAATCCTGATTGGTCGCGGCAATGATACGCACATCCACGTGAATCGTCCGATTTCCGCCGACGCGTTCGAATTCCCGCTCTTGTAATACCCGCAGAAGTTTCACTTGCAACGGCAAGCTCATTTCGCCGATTTCATCGAGAAAGATGGTTCCTCCGTTTGCCAGTTCAAAACGCCCCATCCTCGAGTGCGTGGCTCCCGTGAACGCGCCCTTTTCGTGCCCGAAGAGCTCCGACTCCAGTAGATTCTCCGGGATCGCGCCACAATTCACCGGGACCAACGGACGATCCTTTCGAAAACTATTGAAGTGAAGCATCCGCGCCACCAACTCCTTGCCGGTGCCGCTTTCGCCTTGGATCATGACCGTGCTGTCGCTGTCGGCGACTTTCAGAACGAACTCCATGACTTGTTGGATCGGCTCGCTGGCTCCCACCAGGTGTTCGAGTCGATATTGATCGCGTACGGCCTTCCGCAAGAGATGGTTTTCTTGACGAAGCCGAAGGAGCTCCGCCGCTTTTCGAACCACCACGGCCACGGTGTCAAGATCAAACGGCTTGGTAATGAAGTCGAACGCGCCGGACTTCATGGCCCGGACCGCGGTTTCGATCGTGCCGAATCCGGTCATCATAATGGGAATGATCTTCGCGTCGAGCTTCGCCAGGCGCTCGATGATCTCAAGTCCATCGATATCCGGCAGCTGAAAGTCGGTGATCACGATGTGGATCACCGAGTCCTTCACCGCCTGAATTGCCGCCGCGCCGTCCTCGGCAGTGGAGACACTGTACTCCTCCTGCATCAGGGCTTCCTGCAGCACATCCCGGACGGCAGGATCGTCATCGACAACAAGCACGTGGGCTTGACTCATACGCGATACCATTTGGAATACTAAACAGAGAAATGTAGGATAATGGCCTACCGTCACCAATGCAAGGAATATCCGTTACCTGCGAAAGGACACGCAGCGAGACAACCGTTCTTGTGTCTCCTTCGCTTGGGAACAGCTCCAACTTTATGCATGCCCCAAAGACAGAGGTCGGTTCAGATCATGACTGCGGGCCAAGGACGTCCCGCCATACAGCGGCGAGGTCATGGAGCGCTTGGCTCCCGTCGCCGACGTAGACCGATCCGTGCATGGGCGCCAGCCGCCTCGGCTGTAGCGACGCCAGCCGGCGCAGCGTCGCATCCGTCAACGAACAATAGGGCACGTAATTCGCCAACGGACCTTGCTGATAGTCCACCAGCGTTTTCCGACAACGGTCGATGACGTCCGATTCCGTTATCGCCTCGACATTCCCGTCTTGATGAAAGAGATCCGAGCATAGGAGCGTCCGTCCTGTCTCCTCGAACAGCAGTCCCGCTTCCCAGCAATGGGGTACATGCGGCGTCGCCAGAAAGCGGAAACGGTATCGTCCGGTCTCGAGCACCTCGCCGTCGACCATCCCCCTGGCGGGACGAAGCGCCAGACAATCATCGACGCTCACCAGCTTGCCCACCATGCTGCACACCACTTCCGACTCCGGAGCCAGTTGCTGCCACTCCGGCACCGTTGCGCATTCGTCGGACTCAAAATGGCTGAACCCGATCCAACGCAAGGTCTGCGGCTCGATGAGCGACGCCACAGCGGCTTTGACTTCTGGAAACAGGGCGCGCGGACCGGTATGAAACAGCAGCGGCTCCTCGTCGCGCATCAAGAACTGACTGAACTGCATATTGAACGGTTCAACGAACGTCGTAATTTGAAATAAGTCCGGAGCGATCTCGGTAATCTTCGCCATAGAGCCTCCTCAAGCGCGTAGCCGTGCAATCTTACGCACCGCCGGATTGAGGTGCAATACGGATAAATCAGATCAGGATGGTGAAAGAATGGCGGTAGGCTACTGGCTTATACAGGTTCAGCTAAGGAGCGGTCCCTAAACGTCATATAAACTGACCGAGCAGCAGGGAATGCATTCATATGCGGCGAAGAAACATGCAACAAGGATTCTCGAACCTTTTCATTCTCCGGTCTGGCCCTTTCGTTTCCTTCAAAGTTAGACGTCCTTTTTGAGATGGCCCCAATGCATACGATCTCTCCAAGCGTCCAGCCTGCGGTGTTGCCGCTCGCGTATGTAGTAACGATAGTCTTCGATGCACTCTCCTAAACTAGAATTCCAGTACCCGGTTTTGCGGAAGAAACAGTCGAGCTCGTCTGGCGACGGAAACTTAACGAATCCACCATCACGCATACTTTTCCATTCGGTCATTTGCTCGGCCGACGCGTTGTCAGGAATTCGGTTTCCTCCGAGTATGTGATGGACGTAGTCGAACTCAACGATGCGGTGCCAGTCGCGAAAAACAAGGGCACGTTGTTCGCTCGGAATGCCAAGACGCTCCAGATTCTCCATCACTGAGGACTTCAGCCGATCGAGATCTTCGTCAGAGAATCCACCCCATCGACCTTGCCTCATTGCCAGGGAAAGAGAAACTTCTGCAGCATGAAGAGCCAAGATTCTGAGTTCAGCAATCGCTCCTTCTGCCCGGTTGACTACCTCGCGGGTGCGTGCTTCGATGCCACCGGTTGATGCCTTGAATTCTGCGACAGCATCGAGGTTAGCCGTTACCAGAAGGGCCAGCGAAGCAAAGAGCCCAGCGATCAGAAGATCCATAGCCCAAGGTAACCAAATGTCATCGCTGCGATTAAGGCAGCAACCGAAGCGAGTGTGAGAAACCATTTCATAGTGTGCAGAATAGAGACGGATACTAACGCAGATACCTGACATTGAGTAAACGGTCCTGCTCAAGCGGATGATCTTTGAGTTTCACATATTTTCAGCAAGTTCGAAAGCTCCGTCAAGTACCACTGAAACTCATCATTTCCCATGCCCCGCTCGCGCTATTAACTCCTTGAGCCCCTTCAAATCCAACCACCCAGGCACCAGTTCATTGCCCACGATGAAGCCGGGTGTTCCCGAGATGCCGAGGTCGCGGGCGAGGGCTCGATTCTTGTCGATGGCGGTCTGCCACATCGGATTGGCCATATCGGCTTCCAAGCGCTTCGTGTCGAGACCCACTTTCACGGCGATCTTCATGATTGATTCTTTGGTCATCTCGGCATGGGACGCGAGAAGCGCCTCATGGAAGACCTGATGCTTGCCTTGCGCCTGAGACGCGAGCGCCGCCTTGGCCGCCAGTTCAGAGGGTTCGCCCAGAATAGGCAAGTCCTTGTAGACCACCCGCACTCGCCGATCTTCTTTCTGGAGTTCCGTGACGGCCGAAGCTGCTTTTTTGCAGAAGCCGCAGCGGTAGTCATAGAACTCCACCAGGGTGATGTCACCTTTCAAATTTCCGCTGATCGGTGACGCCGGATCGTGCAGCAGTTCCTGCTGCTTCGTCGCAAGGGCAGCTTTATGATGGTCCCGCAATTCTGCTTCGCGCTTGGCGAGCAATCCCTGCAACGATTGTTCGATCACTTCCGGATGGGCACGGATATAGCGCTCGATGGCGGCATCAGCGGGCTCTTGAGAATGGGCCGGTCCACTCTTGGCCGTGGTTGAACAGCCAGAGAGGAACATGGTGAGGATGGCAAGGGCAGGCAGGGACAATGGAACACGACTCGAGACAAAGGTGCTGTTCATGGATGGTCTCCTGTACAGGGGCGTTCGTCAAGGAGGCTGTGGATAGGATAGATGGTAAGCGAGTTCCCTACAGCATCCTGGCGCAGAGCACTTCATCCTGCCGAAGCGCTTCGAGTGCATTCGCGGGAACGGTCGTCACGGTAAGTGTACTTCCGAGAGCCGTGAAAACTTCAATGGAGTAGCCTTCGGTCCCATCAGGTGCCACATGGTGCTCGACGAGCTTGACAATATCTCCTCGACGGAGCCGATGCTCCGGTAGATCACAAGCCAATGTCACATCGGTATAGAGCTCAAATCTCACTTTACCTCCCATTATCTGGAATCAGTGTAATAAACTTCGTCGTTCCCGACAAGTGTTCTGTCATCCAGATCGTTCGAACCGACAGGATTGTCCCGTTGGGCCCTTTCAATGCGCCCCTGATTTCGTAGTACTGCCCGAACTGGTTTCTCTCAAGCGGTATCGCGTCTAACGGTAGAATCTGATCGCGCATGTCACGTAAGAGATGCGCGGCGTTACTCAACTCATAGCCGGATCTTCGGAGAAACGATGACTTATCTCCACGAAGCTGTGGCACGAGAAGATAGCGCACCAGCTTGTCCTCGGAAATGACGGTCTCAGCCGATAATTTCATAGGATTAAGAGGAACAGAGCCCTCAGCGCCACCCCTCCCCGCTTGTCCCTCCGCCGAAGCCGCCCCAGTTGCCGCCGAATCCGCCTTGGCCGGTGCCCCAATATTCCCTTTTTTGGATGCGCCGATAGGGGTGCCGCAGATCCGGACGGCTCAGCCACCAGAAAAACGAGACGATCGCCGCGGTGGTGCCGAGCGTAATCCAGACTCCGAGCCCCTTAATCCGAGGCCTGGAGGGAGGCGTGAACCTCACCTCTTGCGCCGGAGTCGCCAGCGCAACCGCGGTGCGGTACAGCCCTTCCCCGAAATGTCCTCGTTCGATCGCAGGTTGCAGATACAGACGACTGACTTCGTTCCTCACCGCCGGGGTGATGACCGGAAACATTTGGCGCCCCAACGCCATCGCCGCCTGCCTTTCTTGTACGGCCACCAACACCATCAGTCCATGTTCCTGCTGCGTCGAGCCGATTTGCCATTTTTCATACAGCGCGTCCGCATAGTGCTTGGCCGACGGATAGGGCTTGATACTGGGCACCGTCACAATCACCATTTCCACGCTGCTTTTCTTCTCAAGGTCGATGCAGACGGACCTGATCCGGTCCTTCCACTCGGGCTCCACCACTTGTGCATGATCGCTGACATACCCGATGGGGCTGGGAAGAGGCACGCGTTCTTTGGGCCGGTCATACAGCGAGGCCTGGGCATCAACCGCCGACAACATGAGCAGCAGGCTTGCCCAGCCGATCCCGATCCCGCGCCCGTTCGGTCGATGTACGATCACGTGATCCGTGATTCTGCGGTGGTGACGAGCCGAGTCAGGCTCTCGAGATATCGATCCATGAGCCGCGGAATCTCTTTCTGCCCGGGAGAAATCTGCCCTCGCTTGAGCAAGAGCGCATCGCGAAGGCCGGTGAGATCAATCTGAAGATGAGATTCGAGGTCTTGCAGCAGCGGCTCCCCATGCGTCGGCACAGGGCGCTCCAGCAAGCGCTGGAGCCCTCGCAGCACCGGCAGGAGCGCGGTCAGAGAGAGCGACAAGAGGATGGTCATCGCTTCTTCGGTGCTTCGTCCTTCCACCAGGCGCTGGCGGAGACGGAGAAGATTTCCGCGTAAGCCCTGCAACACTTCAGCGGCCAAGTGCCGGGAATCGATTTTCAGGCCGACGAAGGGATCTTGCCCCCACAGCAGTCGATGGCATTCATGGATGTCTTGGTATTCGAGAGGGAAGACGAATGAGGCGGATTGCAGATCAGCGGCCGTGAGAAAGAGCGGGACGACGACATGCTCCTTGCTCCAGCGCTTGTGAATGCCGTCATATTGTTTCAGTACCGAGAGGTCATAGGACGACATCACCAACAACAGATTAAGATTGGAACTGCCCGGCAAAAATTCTCCTCGCACCGCGCTGCCATATAACAACACCCCTTCCAACTCGCTTCCATAGACTTTTGTCACGTCCTTCACATAGGACTGTAAAAGTTTGTGCGTCTCCTCCGACAAGCCGTTGATCGTCCAGTCCATCGGAGACATGCCGTTACTGAACTCCTCCCGCTGCCATGTCACGAGCCGAGGGATCTGGTAGAAATCCGGCCGCCATCAGGCGATCCATCATGCCGAATGGAGGCTCGTTGCGAAGTCCGGCTGTCGTCGACAAGACGCGATACCGAAGTCGCGCGTTGCGATCCAACGTACTGAAGACGCGGTCTCGGAGAAAGGCGATGATCGGATTCGCCGTGTTCCAAAAGATGACCTGTTCATCCGCGAGCTTCTGCAACATGGTGACCTGAGGCCGACGCGCGGTTTCATAGGCCCTCAGTTTTTCAGCGGAGTAATCATTCGTGGCGAGACATCGAGGTAACAGATCGGCCAGCGTCGCCGCATCCACCATGGCCTGCATGCGGCCCTGCGACGCGTGAGGATTCATGGCATGCGCCGCGTCCCCAAGCAACACCGCTCCGTCCGCCACCCACGTCGGGGTGCGGACACGGCCGGTCGGCATGAAGGCGGTTTGCTTCCAGTCGGTGAGCGTGCGGAAGATGGCCTCACTGAACGGGTCGATCGAGATCCAGGCCTCTTGCAGCGCCGCGATGCCTCGTGCCTTGACAGTCTCATATGAACCGGCCTTGATCATGTAGAACGCATACACCTTGTCCCCGGCGGCGGGAAACATGCCAAGGATCGTTCGCTTGCCGACAAAATACTTCGCCTCTCCCATAGGAATCGCCGCATCCAACAGGGCGATCAAATATCCTTGCGGATAGAGATGAAGATCGGCCGGAATCCGCAAGGCCTCTCGAACTTTTGAGAATGCTCCGTCGGCGCCGACGACCACCTTAGCTTTCACGGTCACAGGGTCTTCCCCTTGCTTTGCCGTCAACCCAACGACCCGCCCATTCTCTCGAAGCAGGCCCGTGAACGCCGATCGATACCGCAATGAGACGGATGGTTCGCGCTCGATCGCGTCCAGAATGGCATGGTGCGCCACATTCGGCAGTGTGACCACGGCTTGATTGTACGGTGGGGGCAGTTCGCTGTAGTCGACCGTGCACAGCCGCTCGCCGCCGACACGGCAAAAGTGAAACTTATGCACCGTCCGGGTTGACTCGACCGGCAACCGGCTCAAAAGCCCCAACCGATCAAGTATTTGTTGTCCGTTCGGCTGCAGGATCTCTCCGCGTAAACCCTGGGGTGGTCCCGGCGCCTGTTCGAACACGATCGTGTTGATCCCCTTTTGAGCCAATGCGAGGGCCAGCACGGCTCCGCCTCCGCCGGCTCCCACTACGGCAATGTCGGTTTCTTCGACCATTGTTCCTCAGCCTTCCCCGGCCATGGAGATGCGTTTGCACCTTACCCCCAACATTCCTCCTATTTCCACTCCTGGAATCGCTCGCGATCTTTCCAGAGCGAAAGAAACTTTTCACGCGCCTTGACCGTCATGGCATGGTCTCTCATGATATCCAACCGTTCATCATTGTAGCGGTTTCCACTGGTCGTCTGATTCATGGACCCGTTGGTATTGATCTCGTCATCGATCACCGCCTGTTTCAAATGCATCAGCCCGTCGTGCCGATTGATCTTGATCGGAATCCCGGCTTCGCGCAACGTTGAAAGGGCAGTTTGCTGCTTCATATCCACCAGTCGCTCGCGATCCGTCAGGACACGAACATCCACGCCACGTCGTTTCGCCTCGACCAGCGCCTTCACCGTAAGCGGCGACGTTAAGCCATATACGGCCACAAAAATATAGCGTGTGGCACGATCATACATCCGTACGAGGTGTTCGAGCGGCCTATCCTCCGGGCCATACCAGACTTCGACCGATGTCGCCGAGATCTCCGCGCTGGGCCCAAGCAGAACCGCTGCAAGCAGCCAGGCGAGACACACTCGGCGGCACTGCACGGATAAATGGAGCGGTGACGGCCGGATCATTCAAGTTCGAAGAGGTCGCGGAATTGATCTTCTGAGGACTCCCAGGCCTGAGGAGCATGTACCTGAAGCCATTGCCGGAGAAACTGCTTTTGCTCCCGTGTGAGCAGTTGCTTGATCTGATGAGTGCGCCCTTGAAGGGGCTGAAGGAGACTGACGTGCTTTTTCACATCCAGCATCGCGGTTCGAACATACAGATTCGTAAAGCTCGACGGCTTCTCTTCCGTCCCTTCGCCCTGCACCCACACCGAAAGAAACTTGTCCAGAACGAGGCCTGCGCTGTCCAGCGCCGGTTCCGTATCGTGGAACAGCTCGTTCTCGGACTCGGTCAACGGCGCCGATTCAGCGGCGCGAAAGAGGAAGTTCTTTTTCCACATCTTGCAGGCGGCATAGTGGCGGCGAGCCGGATCAAAGTCAAGCAACCCCTTCAGATATTCTCTCCCCTTCTCAGCGGATACCGACGAGTATGAATCCAATCGAGCCTTCGTGTCTCTCACTGTGGATGACGTAGCCTTGACAAGCAGCGCATGCCTTTGCTAGTTTCAAAATTCTTTAATCTCTAAGCCAACTTGGGAGAATCCGTGCAGGTCAAGATCAATGGAAAGCCCGAAGAGGTCCGGAACGGGACCATCCTCGATTTGCTGAAAACCAAGAACATCGAACCACAGATGGTCGCCGTCGAGGTCAACGATAAGGTGCTGGACCGTGACCATTTGGCCACGACCCACCTCAACGAAGGAGATCATGTGGAGTTCCTCTTTTACATGGGAGGGGGTCGTTGAGCACCACGTTGCATCAAGACATTACCGAGCTGATCGGCAAGACCCCGCTTGTCCGGTTAAACCGTCTTTCAAAGTCCGGTTCTGCGACGATTTACGGAAAGGTCGAGTTTTTCAACCCGGGCGGCAGTGTCAAGGATCGGATCTGCCTCAACATGATCAATGAGGCGGAACGCCGAGGAACGCTTAAGCCCGGCGGAACCATCGTTGAGCCGACCAGCGGAAACACGGGTATCGGACTGGCCTTGGTCGCAGCCGTGCGCGGGTACAAGCTGATCCTCGTGATGCCGGAAAGCATGAGCATGGAACGGGCCAGCTTGCTATCG
Protein-coding regions in this window:
- a CDS encoding tetratricopeptide repeat protein, coding for MYRYHLRYRRLFFSISAWIAFSSPAIGAVPSQPTPTLSIATATEQATSIRNPVPIEGFVRRLPDDGPRQEGQSSGIDGLAWQEGRSAYRKNAWPEAQRFFGKVIKEHPESPLVPSAKAFLVELLLRDDVTGEIRSEAIQEYKKLLRDHPQSSNARRAEWRVADLYFEQGAFQEAQAFYENAMAHSANLPFDRHRALLGLGYTFMAMGKWSDAEHAFADVRKRSEDDQLLQGATLGLAHTLFRAQRFSEAEPIYDVGYRRWPHLLREDPLALQRYAVTQVKLRHEASARELMLLFYNLYPRHEYAATALLHVAESLRAGARQPLAEFVYALIPSLYPDSAWDATAKLRLAALRAENMLPAGSNSLGLTISAMIHNVPIPDQTDASYRALLEQIATREANGPMGSEALYYLGKEYENAGDMHRALRAYKEITLRATNKNDPWAMKSAERLSAILTPWIEAAIASRDDLTVVSLFHRQGATAEQRYARSPLLLNIAESHRRLGFSPEAARLYQQILKSHHDSALLEAALIGLGKIYLDQRDPEAARKVLERYRFQFPLGRYDGEGLHLLIDAMRQQRDLQGLLHLCRMWLLRHPVHPERPAMYVQLAKTLGELEKLDESALAYEEAFKAGMAQSSDLLVSYADTVSRSNRHERAIAAYQSVLAHKPNAAHADWARLQTARHWTALKQYERATVALAELDVADDPLLNRLSASLQTSVRAANHSRRPEGL
- a CDS encoding sigma-54-dependent transcriptional regulator codes for the protein MSQAHVLVVDDDPAVRDVLQEALMQEEYSVSTAEDGAAAIQAVKDSVIHIVITDFQLPDIDGLEIIERLAKLDAKIIPIMMTGFGTIETAVRAMKSGAFDFITKPFDLDTVAVVVRKAAELLRLRQENHLLRKAVRDQYRLEHLVGASEPIQQVMEFVLKVADSDSTVMIQGESGTGKELVARMLHFNSFRKDRPLVPVNCGAIPENLLESELFGHEKGAFTGATHSRMGRFELANGGTIFLDEIGEMSLPLQVKLLRVLQEREFERVGGNRTIHVDVRIIAATNQDLDTLVEERRFRKDLFYRLNVIPIVIPPLRERRSDIPLLIDHFLARFNHSKHTTVSGLAPDALQMLTEYDWPGNIRELENMIERLVVLKKQGVLSVEDLPEKICRRSPAPELKEQFIRFNEDGINLSREVEQYEKHLIMEALRKANGVTSRAAQLLHLNRTTLVEKLKRKGVDPRSHLETLPLWPRPSSQKIDDLSI
- a CDS encoding oxygen-binding di-iron domain-containing protein, with the translated sequence MAKITEIAPDLFQITTFVEPFNMQFSQFLMRDEEPLLFHTGPRALFPEVKAAVASLIEPQTLRWIGFSHFESDECATVPEWQQLAPESEVVCSMVGKLVSVDDCLALRPARGMVDGEVLETGRYRFRFLATPHVPHCWEAGLLFEETGRTLLCSDLFHQDGNVEAITESDVIDRCRKTLVDYQQGPLANYVPYCSLTDATLRRLASLQPRRLAPMHGSVYVGDGSQALHDLAAVWRDVLGPQS
- a CDS encoding DsbA family protein, with protein sequence MNSTFVSSRVPLSLPALAILTMFLSGCSTTAKSGPAHSQEPADAAIERYIRAHPEVIEQSLQGLLAKREAELRDHHKAALATKQQELLHDPASPISGNLKGDITLVEFYDYRCGFCKKAASAVTELQKEDRRVRVVYKDLPILGEPSELAAKAALASQAQGKHQVFHEALLASHAEMTKESIMKIAVKVGLDTKRLEADMANPMWQTAIDKNRALARDLGISGTPGFIVGNELVPGWLDLKGLKELIARAGHGK
- a CDS encoding DUF4926 domain-containing protein, whose amino-acid sequence is MRFELYTDVTLACDLPEHRLRRGDIVKLVEHHVAPDGTEGYSIEVFTALGSTLTVTTVPANALEALRQDEVLCARML
- a CDS encoding DUF6883 domain-containing protein — protein: MKLSAETVISEDKLVRYLLVPQLRGDKSSFLRRSGYELSNAAHLLRDMRDQILPLDAIPLERNQFGQYYEIRGALKGPNGTILSVRTIWMTEHLSGTTKFITLIPDNGR
- a CDS encoding TPM domain-containing protein, which translates into the protein MIVHRPNGRGIGIGWASLLLMLSAVDAQASLYDRPKERVPLPSPIGYVSDHAQVVEPEWKDRIRSVCIDLEKKSSVEMVIVTVPSIKPYPSAKHYADALYEKWQIGSTQQEHGLMVLVAVQERQAAMALGRQMFPVITPAVRNEVSRLYLQPAIERGHFGEGLYRTAVALATPAQEVRFTPPSRPRIKGLGVWITLGTTAAIVSFFWWLSRPDLRHPYRRIQKREYWGTGQGGFGGNWGGFGGGTSGEGWR
- a CDS encoding FAD-dependent monooxygenase, which translates into the protein MVEETDIAVVGAGGGGAVLALALAQKGINTIVFEQAPGPPQGLRGEILQPNGQQILDRLGLLSRLPVESTRTVHKFHFCRVGGERLCTVDYSELPPPYNQAVVTLPNVAHHAILDAIEREPSVSLRYRSAFTGLLRENGRVVGLTAKQGEDPVTVKAKVVVGADGAFSKVREALRIPADLHLYPQGYLIALLDAAIPMGEAKYFVGKRTILGMFPAAGDKVYAFYMIKAGSYETVKARGIAALQEAWISIDPFSEAIFRTLTDWKQTAFMPTGRVRTPTWVADGAVLLGDAAHAMNPHASQGRMQAMVDAATLADLLPRCLATNDYSAEKLRAYETARRPQVTMLQKLADEQVIFWNTANPIIAFLRDRVFSTLDRNARLRYRVLSTTAGLRNEPPFGMMDRLMAAGFLPDPSARDMAAGGVQ
- a CDS encoding phospholipase D-like domain-containing protein; this encodes MIRPSPLHLSVQCRRVCLAWLLAAVLLGPSAEISATSVEVWYGPEDRPLEHLVRMYDRATRYIFVAVYGLTSPLTVKALVEAKRRGVDVRVLTDRERLVDMKQQTALSTLREAGIPIKINRHDGLMHLKQAVIDDEINTNGSMNQTTSGNRYNDERLDIMRDHAMTVKAREKFLSLWKDRERFQEWK
- the thiS gene encoding sulfur carrier protein ThiS, which encodes MQVKINGKPEEVRNGTILDLLKTKNIEPQMVAVEVNDKVLDRDHLATTHLNEGDHVEFLFYMGGGR